A portion of the Zootoca vivipara chromosome 6, rZooViv1.1, whole genome shotgun sequence genome contains these proteins:
- the LOC118086305 gene encoding basic phospholipase A2 PLA-B-like — protein sequence HVDGIELLSCPWTRSWPRWAFCTFSLQNVDHDRGPPPVFLLLLLLVPFPALSVIHGSLLNFKVMIERITHKNALITFNGYGCYCGKGGRGKPRDQTDMCCYKHDCCYQGLHSLQCHPYIDHYRYLIINDDIICEYRNNSHCAILACECDRRASVCFRRHAKTYNKKYHRYPYVLCKEVTPPCIGGKKPK from the exons CATGTGGATGGCATTGAACTGCTCTCCTGTCCCTGGACCAGATCCTGGCCGAGGTGGGCTTTTTGCACTTTCTCACTCCAAAATGTGGACCATGACAGGGGACCCCCGCctgttttcctcctgctgctgctgcttgtccccTTCCCAGCTCTGTCCGTCATCCACGGCAGCCTGCTCAACTTCAAGGTGATGATCGAGAGGATTACCCACAAAAACGCCCTCATCACCTTCAACGGGTACGGGTGCTACTGCGGaaagggcgggagagggaagccgaGGGACCAGACGGACAT gtgctgcTATAAACATGACTGCTGCTATCAGGGTCTACACAGCCTGCAGTGCCACCCATATATTGATCACTACAGATACCTGATCATCAATGACGATATTATCTGTG AGTACAGAAACAATTCCCACTGTGCCATCCTGGCATGCGAATGCGACCGGCGTGCGTCCGTCTGCTTCCGAAGGCATGCCAAGACGTACAACAAGAAATACCACCGTTACCCCTACGTCTTGTGCAAAGAAGTCACCCCTCCATGTATAGGCGGCAAGAAGCCGAAGTAG